A region from the Populus trichocarpa isolate Nisqually-1 chromosome 18, P.trichocarpa_v4.1, whole genome shotgun sequence genome encodes:
- the LOC18107754 gene encoding LOW QUALITY PROTEIN: GDSL esterase/lipase At1g29660 (The sequence of the model RefSeq protein was modified relative to this genomic sequence to represent the inferred CDS: substituted 4 bases at 4 genomic stop codons) has translation MESRRKALWVLSVVLLVSNWQHWTYGKAVPQVPCYFVFGDSLFDNGNNNYLSTPAKVNYLPYGIDFDTGASGRCSNGLNIADTIAEQLGFDSYISDFGVGGCTNFLDGVNYGSNGAGILDSTGSLAGELFTMNIQLYNHNITVSRIAKILGSEEVARKYLSQCIYVPDMGHNDYLNNYFLDGYDSSLKYTPEEYAXLLIETYETQLEKMYCSGARKITVFGLIQVGCMPSNIQKNPNELDASSCAYKLNDDVQIFNDKLXELLRKLNCXKHTDAVFTYINSYEIDSDDQTNTGFTQTRKSCCEVEPGSVPCKSLSFPCSNRSDYVYWDGAHFSTEAKAWAFGKRAYKRQSPKDAYPYDISELVKLKLDDSDAXDINHAQL, from the exons aTGGAAAGTCGGCGTAAGGCATTGTGGGTGTTGTCCGTGGTGTTGCTGGTGTCAAACTGGCAACACTGGACTTATGGAAAGGCTGTACCTCAAGTTCCTTGCTACTTCGTCTTCGGAGATTCCCTCTTTGATAACGGAAACAATAACTACCTTAGCACTCCAGCTAAAGTTAATTACCTACCTTATGGGATAGACTTTGATACTGGGGCTTCAGGAAGGTGCAGCAACGGTCTCAACATAGCTGACACCATTG ctgAACAATTAGGTTTCGACAGTTACATTTCGGACTTTGGTGTCGGAGGTTGCACTAATTTTCTAGATGGTGTAAATTATGGATCTAATGGAGCTGGCATCCTTGATTCTACTGGCTCTCTTGCG GGAGAACTATTTACCATGAATATTCAGTTATATAATCACAATATCACGGTTTCACGAATTGCCAAGATCTTGGGAAGCGAGGAAGTTGCTAGGAAGTACTT AAGCCAATGCATCTATGTGCCTGATATGGGTCATAACGACTACCTCAACAATTATTTCTTGGATGGCTACGATAGCAGCTTGAAATATACTCCTGAAGAATATGCTTAACTTCTCATTGAAACTTATGAAACTCAGCTGGAG AAAATGTATTGCTCAGGAGCAAGAAAGATAACTGTGTTCGGACTTATTCAGGTAGGATGTATGCCGtccaacatacaaaaaaatcccAATGAACTAGATGCATCTTCGTGTGCATACAAGCTCAATGATGATGTTCAAATTTTCAACGACAAGCTTTAAGAACTGCTCAGAAAACTTAATTGTTGAAA GCATACTGATGCTGTGTTTACCTACATAAACTCTTACGAAATTGATTCTGATGATCAGACAAATACAG GTTTTACACAAACCCGTAAGAGCTGTTGCGAGGTAGAACCTGGTTCAGTCCCATGTAAATCTCTCTCCTTCCCATGTAGCAACAGGAGTGACTATGTGTACTGGGATGGAGCCCATTTTAGTACTGAAGCTAAAGCTTGGGCATTTGGAAAAAGAGCATATAAACGTCAGTCACCAAAGGACGCCTATCCATATGATATCAGCGAACTAGTTAAGCTGAAGCTTGATGATTCTGATGCTTAAGATATCAACCATGCCCAGCTCTGA
- the LOC7488951 gene encoding GDSL esterase/lipase At1g29660 — protein sequence MESGLKALWVLSVVLLVSNWQHWTYGKAVPQVPCYFVFGDSLFDNGNNNYLDNAAKVNYLPYGIDFDTGASGRCSNGLNIADTIAEQLGFDSYITDFGVGGCTNFLDGVNYGSSGAGILDYTGSLAGELFTMNAQLFNHNITVSRISKILGSEEVARKYLSQCIYVSDMGHNDYLNNYFKEEYNSSKQYTPEKFAQLLIETYETQLEKLYCSGARKIAVFGLIRVGCMPHNRQNHPNDVDESSSCVEKFNSDVQFFNAELPGLLNRLNTKHSDAVFTYINSYEIDSDDQTNTGFTYTRESCCKVESGSVPCTSLSVPCSNRSDYVYWDGAHFTEAKAWAFGKRAYKSQSPQDACPYDISELAKLKLDDSDAYNINHAQL from the exons aTGGAAAGTGGGCTTAAGGCATTGTGGGTGTTGTCCGTGGTGTTGCTGGTGTCAAACTGGCAACACTGGACTTATGGAAAGGCTGTACCTCAAGTTCCTTGCTACTTCGTCTTTGGAGATTCTCTCTTTGATAACGGAAACAATAACTACCTTGACAATGCAGCTAAAGTTAATTACCTACCTTATGGGATAGACTTTGATACTGGGGCTTCAGGAAGGTGCAGCAACGGTCTCAACATAGCTGACACCATTG CTGAACAATTAGGTTTCGACAGTTACATTACGGACTTTGGTGTCGGAGGTTGCACTAATTTTCTAGATGGTGTAAATTATGGATCTAGTGGAGCTGGCATCCTTGATTATACTGGCTCTCTTGCG GGAGAACTATTTACAATGAATGCTCAGTTATTTAATCACAATATCACGGTTTCACGAATTTCCAAAATCTTGGGAAGCGAGGAAGTTGCTAGGAAGTACTTGAGCCAATGCATCTATGTGTCTGATATGGGTCATAACGACTACCTCAACAATTATTTCAAGGAAGAGTACAATAGCAGCAAGCAATATACTCCTGAAAAATTTGCTCAACTTCTTATTGAAACTTATGAAACTCAGCTGGAG AAACTGTATTGCTCAGGAGCAAGAAAGATAGCTGTGTTCGGACTTATTCGGGTAGGATGTATGCCGCACAACAGACAAAACCATCCCAATGACGTAGATGAATCTTCTTCATGTGTAGAAAAGTTCAACAGTGATGTTCAATTTTTCAACGCCGAGCTTCCTGGACTGCTCAATAGACTTAATACTAAGCATTCTGATGCTGTGTTTACCTACATAAACTCTTATGAAATTGATTCTGATGATCAGACCAATACAG GTTTTACATATACCCGTGAGAGCTGTTGCAAGGTAGAATCTGGTTCAGTCCCATGTACATCTCTCTCCGTCCCATGTAGCAACAGGAGTGACTATGTGTACTGGGACGGAGCCCATTTTACTGAAGCTAAAGCTTGGGCCTTTGGAAAAAGAGCATATAAAAGTCAGTCACCACAGGATGCTTGTCCATATGATATCAGCGAACTAGCTAAGCTGAAGCTTGATGATTCTGATGCTTACAATATCAACCATGCCCAGCTCTGA